TACAGCGCTTTTATTCCTCCACTGTCTTCCAGAGACTTCCTCTGAAAGCGCCAATCTCGTGACGTTAAGTTGTTGACAGGTCCTTAGAACTATTTCCTATTGGATGTGTCGGTGTATATCCTGCTTTACCCATCAACCACCTCTTAGTAGGTGTTCCGTAAATGGAGCATGACTAGTTGGTGCTTGACTAGTATTGAGGCAAGGTGTTTATTGTGCATTTACTCGGTGCCTGCCTCATTCTTTAATAGGACAACTAGAAATTGATAGGACTGCCTCAAAAAGATAGGGGCACCTTTTTGGAGCTTTTTCTCTGGCAGGAAAGGGAGTAATAATTTAGAATGTGCTTTCTTGGACTTatcattttcttagaaaagttcATTTGCTGTAAATGCTGGATAGGTTTGAGGAGGAGATAATGCTAGCatagagatgaaaaacaaaacaaaacaaacactttttttttccagatagatTGGATTGTTGACGTGCAGCGCTCTTCCAGGCCAAGGCCGTCTATTTTCCATACTGTTTTAGACTTACTTAAGAAACTCCGCcagcttttttccccctcaaagcTGCCTCCTCCAAATAGGACAGTCTTTCTGAGCCTCCCGCTTGCTCCTACCTTCTCTCTATCTGGTATTGGCACAcacatgcttttgttttctaggtttcCTTGTCAACTTGTTGCGGATCAATGAGAAACGCACGTTTAGTTGCAGTGATTCTTGTTTCTAACTCATCTTTGTTGAAATGTTGCTTGTTGCAACTTCTTTGAAGTTTTCCAGAATGACTGTGCAAAACAGAAATTCATCATCCAGGGGCACCATGCACAGGAAAAGACCATTTAGAGGGGATTCACTCAAACACAGAACTATGATTTAAGAAATGCTTTGTTTGGCTGGggcctttaatttttaaatttaaaataccttactttcctgtcctggaactcccttggtagaccaggctggcctcgaactcacagagatccgcctgcctctgcctcccgagtgctgggattaaaggcgtgcgccaccaccgcccagcaaaagaaataattttaaaaaccatttgtagccatgtgtggtggcacgcatctttaaccctagcacttggaaggcagaggtcagtggatctctgtgttcgaagccagcctggtctacaaagcaagtttcaggacatctaggactacccagagaaaccctatctagaaaacaaacaaaaagatattaGAAATCATTTGCACTTTAAGTTCTGTATCTCACCCTAACTCCTTAGATCTTTGAGCAGTTCTCCTTGGCAGCATGTGCCTAACGAATGTTTTTGAAAGGTTAGTAGTTTACATTATGTCTAATTTGCTCCAAGAATGTGGTCAGACCTTGCTAACTGACAAGAAAAAATGAGTGAATGAGGGAAAGAGATTCTAGACTCCATGGAAAGACCTGATGATGATTGTCTGTCTGTTcatccatcatctgtctgtctgtctgtctgtctgtctgtctgtctatctgtctgtctatctgtctatctatctatctatctatctatctatctatctatctatctatctatctatctatctacctacctacctacctacctacctacctacctacctacctatctatctatctatctatctatctatctatctatctatctatctatctatctacctacctacctacctacctacctacctacctacctacctatctatctatctatctatctatctatctatctatctatctatctatctatctatctatctatcatctctatctatctGCCTACATATCTACCCATCCACCTGACTATCTGTTTACAGGGTCTCTTTACATGGtcttggctgttttggaactcacggTGTAATCCAGGCAGGCCTCCACTCACAGAGCTCCAGTGCTTCTGcgttcccagtgctgggatcaaaggtgtatgctaccacccCTGACTcaagtacttcttttttttcagctCTAGGTTTTGGATAACAAATGCTGAGGTAATGAGGGTCCCATATCAGGAGTAAATAATCATGTCAAGTATTATTGACATTTACTGTGTTAAACTTTAAGTGGGAGTCATCATTTTTCCTACTTGGTGGATGGAGAAACTGGGAACTATAGGATTCATGCATTGAAAACCTTCATTCCCTTAGTCTTTGTAGGTTCTTTGCTTCACAGTGTCCCCAAAGATTCTGtatatttaaaagttattgttttatttatatgtttatgtgagtgtatTGCAGCTGTGCATGCTTGAAAAgaccagaagtgggcatcagatctcttAAAGCTAGATTTCCAGCTTGTTGGTTGTGAGCAAGAtggatgtgggttctgggaactgaagctgggtcttctgcaagagcaacaaatgctcttaattgctgagtcatctctctaggtcctccccccccacacacaccattttgtatgttttcagaagaaattcaaaacacattttattgcCAGCCATCAGGTCTTCATTAGGGCAGAGTATGTGGTATTTGGTGATTATGAATTTACTTATGAATAAGACTGTATTCAACTTTAGACATAGAGACTGCTTTTATCAGGTAAAAATTATTGAATGGCTACTTAGATAAGCAACAATTCCTTATGGTATTAGTAGACAGGTACTTTGTGGTCAGGTATTTGGTGGTGATGAAGCTTTTTCCCGCTTTGTGTATTTGGAATCCTTGTATTGAAGGTTGTCTTCTACTGGAACCAAGGGGGTAGAGGGTACCTCACTCACTGAGCtggtcttttcctttgttttaggaTGGGAAACGGCACATCCTCATCCGTAGGGAAGTCAGCATGTACGCCTGTGAACCAGATCCACGTGAGTGATGGGGctgatggagggaggaggaccgtCACACACATTTGACATACTCTGTGTCCAGACTTGATCTAGTTTGGGAAATAATTACTgaattcatatttaatttaaaagctgCTATCAAAATTATCCTTGTGACAAGTTCTacctatgtcatttttttttttttaaatttctggtttcttctttcctcttgtgtGAGAAtgtagtttatgtgtgtgtgctatacacatgcctgtatgcatgtgtggaggccagagcagggatGTCCAATATCCTGCTCTATTGTTATCTGCCGCTGCCTTATtcttttgagatggtctctctCACCGAATGTGGAGTTAGGCTGGTGGTCATTGAGCCCCACCCAgcaattctgtctctgtcttccttctcaccCCTAcctcccatgctgggattacagggctgTATGTAGCCACTGATGACTcttctcctgcatgctgggaactgaactcaggtcgtcatgATTGTGCAGGAAGTACTCTTacctacagagccatctttctAAACCTTTCCCCTGACGTTTTCGAATCAGCTGTTCTGGAGATTGTGTCTGGGCTGTCCTGAACTGTTAGACATTTCACCATCAAGCTTCCTCTCTGTTCATCTTGTCACTTCTTCTGAGGAGGGTCTCCCGAGTTGCCTCAGTTGGCTGTAAACTGTTCTAACTCATACTACTTTTGAATTTGCAGTGTTGCCTCGACTTCTGCGTAGCtagttgggattacaggtctgtccTGTTAGGCCTGgctgaaatttccttttttttttttttaaagtttttattttattttacacaaaaatatatttaataacttGTCATATAAAACGAAACATAAAATGTTATCAGTAAGACAAAATCACTTCTAATGGAGTGCTTGTATTTAGGAAAACTAAAGTATGTTCATATGCGCAACACTTACAAGTACAACTGAAAGGTTATGAAACACACATCATTTTAGATTTACAGCTGGAAGTGCCAtaaatctatctctctctctcttttttttttttttttttttttttttggtttttcaagacagggtttctctgtggttttggagcctgtcctggaactagctctgtagaccaggctggtctcgaactcacagagatccgcctgcctctgcctcccaagtgctgggattaaaggcgtgcgccaccaccgcccggccataaatCTATCTTAATCAAGCATTCGGTGCTAATTATGAAGAACTATTaaatcaaaagcaagaaaaatggcCTGTTTCTATACCTTTAAGGCAATATAAAATTTACTTAAGCGACCAAGATTTCTTACTGAATCCGTGATTATCATTTTTGGCAACTTAGTCCAGCCTGGTACAAGGCTGTGTGGTTATGAGGTCTGTGCTATGTCTCATTGGAGCCTTGCTAACTGGAGGTATGTGCTCTGGCTCCTAGTAAGTAACCACTATTAGCAACAGCTGCACACCTTCCCCATGTAGCCTAAGACCTTTTGTTTAAATGTATCTCTGTAAGGTTCTATCACCCTTTTCAAAGGTGTTTCTTCTAttagggaggagggggagtagATGaccacatacattatatataagtTCATCTCAATAGAGTTTCCAagttctgttttgtattttgaattaCACCCATGGTAATGGTCAAATCATCTAGAAAGGACTTCACACCGCAgtaagaactttttaaaaatgtgcttgcgccctcttcctctttctgaaaTTCCTTTATTCTTAATGAAATCCATCTCTGaggttgaaatttttatttatttttcatcatgcCTGCTCTAAGACTGTTGATACATAAGAGTCAGTGGTTCAGAGCCAAGGTTATTGTGTGGTTTTGGCATGGGCAGCTGTTTAACGGCTTTCTGCCCTAACACAGAACCTACTGAGCAATAATTACCCATAAAATTATTCACTTAGGGATACTATACATGATTAtagtctcttgtttctttctttcgcTGCCAATCTTAATTAATTCTGCCTCAGGACGTTTGCGCTAAGCTGGCTGTGgtgcctgtcatcctagcacttgggaagctgaagcaagaggagaGAAAATGCCAGGCTCCTTTGGACAATACATCTGAGATCCCTCTTTctaagcaaaaatgaaaacaaaaacaagaccccCAGAATTCCtcctatatatgttttttttttcttttcttcaagctCATAAGGCatatcttttttcccccctcctcaCTATCGTCTACATGTATATTGTTACTGCTTTGGACTgagtgtgtagctcagtggttgggCAAgagcctagcatgtatgaggtcctGGGCTTTGCGCCCCAGCAGTGCATAGAATGAATCTGAGTTTGTCTTAGTTAACCTCACTCAATGTGAGAAACTTCTTGTGCAGGGTATTCtctattttaaaatccaaagacAGCACTGTGAAACATTCAGTAAGGATGGGCTTGAACGACAACGAGGAGTGTTTGTGAGACCCCTGGCACTATCATCTTGAGGTCCACTCACTTTGGAATCTCTTTATTAGGGCTTCTGTGCCATGGGAGCACTCAGCGTGCTCTTTGCTTCAAGTCTAAATGAGAGGCTCAGCGTGCCTCTAGCCTAAATAGCATGGTAGAAGATTACTGGCTTTGGGTGTGATGTGGAGTGTGAGTTAAGTACAAGGACCCTCTCAGCCTCAGTTTTTTTATCTGTAAAACTGATTCATCAGTGCAGTATACTGTCTGGTGCGGCTGATCTTACTTTGATAGAATTTTAAATACTTAgtgagcaggaggaagaacaTAAAGTGGACCAACCTGCCCACATCTAGGGGATGACCCAGGATCCCTTGACCCCTCAGGGTGCCTATAAGTTCTGAAGCACTTTGTCTAGGTGTTGCCCTTTGTGTCTTTGTCTTGAAGTCCCTGATTATGCCGTGCCATGTAAGAACCACCTAGGCAGGTGCTCAGGTGCCAGACTTGTCCATTGACAACCTGCATGGATACCAGTGCTGTCTGCTGACCTTGTCTAAGGGACTTGGACATCCagataaagaacacaagaaaactTCAGAGGCTGTGCAGACACATCCCAAAGCCCGGGCATTGTGGTGAAGGCCTGGAGAACACTGCAACCCAGGCTGCTATCACAGtcattttgaaaattgcttatGATTTCAGCTTCAAAGCAGCGAATAAGCTTTTCTGGAAGTAGCTTTTCCAGGATCAGCTGGAAGGCATAGTTTACAAAGTTTACATCTTTTACTGTATAGAAATGGGGAAATGAGCTGTTGTTCACGCCTGGGGATGCTGTGCATTTTAAGGAGAACTGACACATTATTTCCTTGCGTCTGAAAGTCATCAGGAGTAAGCAGTAAACACCTCTTAAACATTAAGAAGTATGATACAGATTAAGTACTTCGACTCTAGGGCTGGACTCATATCTGTTTATTGATCAAGGACAGCTGATAGTTACTTATCTTCCCCTGTGCCTCAGTGTCTTCCCCTGTGCAGTCTATATAATACAGGATGGATCTACATTAAGATTACAGTGACGCAATGCCTTTATGACATCGGGAATATGCAGGAGTGTTTGCTGTCTAAGAATTGGCTCTCACTGGTATTCTTGATACTGCTCTCAGGCACTGTTAGGatacatttttgtttctaatgGCCAGCTTTTGGAATAAATAACATCCTCAGGTATTATTATAATATCTAATAATATTATAACGGATaccatagatagatgataggaaCTTAGTTGGAGCAGAGTTGTGCTCTGCACTCCAAAATCACATTCCTTCCACTAGTTATGATTTCATTCCAGAAGGTAATATCTAAGATGAGAacgttttgcttctttttaatttcaggaaACAATTTCTAACAATTGTGTGGTGATTTTCTCAAAAACATCCTGTTCTTACTGTTCAATGGCCAAAAAGATTTTCCACGACATGAATGTCAACTATAAAGCTGTAGAATTGGATATGCTGGAATATGGTAGCCAGTTTCAAGATGCCCTTCATAAGATGACTGGAGAAAGAACTGTGAGTGTGCCCTCAGCCCCGCTGCCCCTGGTGATGAGCTGGTGACATGCCAGTCCCTGGACACTAGACTTTCCTGCTAGAAACAGCAAACCTCGCATTTCTGTGGATCTCATGTTGATAAAGAAATGGTAGCTGTGCAAAGAGACCAGACTCATAGAATAGGAAATGGCGTAgttcattttaacttttatgtttaccgtgtgtgtgtgtgtgtgtgtgtgtgtgtgtgtgtgtgtgtaaggaggagggagagagagggagaaggagaaagagagggagggaggaggggggatgaTGGGTGAGGCAGGTAATGGTGTCATGAGTGCATGTCTGTGGAATATTAAGGTCCTTTTGGAAGTCTTTGCAAGGTGAAATTACCCTtcccctcttttttatttatttattattgttttttacacacaacttgcctcaagtttatttgtaaaaacagcataaggtTCTGATCATCTGCAAATACTGTATAGATAttcacaccagtccatctgtcttcacactGGCAGACTGCGACCTTTtttatggggccttcacaggggcctgggcacctttgggagcctgagctgcagc
The sequence above is a segment of the Microtus ochrogaster isolate Prairie Vole_2 chromosome 6, MicOch1.0, whole genome shotgun sequence genome. Coding sequences within it:
- the Glrx2 gene encoding glutaredoxin 2 isoform X2, producing MGNGTSSSVGKSACTPVNQIHETISNNCVVIFSKTSCSYCSMAKKIFHDMNVNYKAVELDMLEYGSQFQDALHKMTGERTVPRIFVNGTFIGGAMDTHRLHKEGKLLPLVHQCNFKKKQEERS
- the Glrx2 gene encoding glutaredoxin 2 isoform X1 yields the protein MSWRCASSVGRRLVASGSSLTWRRSAAGAAGSGMGNGTSSSVGKSACTPVNQIHETISNNCVVIFSKTSCSYCSMAKKIFHDMNVNYKAVELDMLEYGSQFQDALHKMTGERTVPRIFVNGTFIGGAMDTHRLHKEGKLLPLVHQCNFKKKQEERS